The Arachis hypogaea cultivar Tifrunner chromosome 19, arahy.Tifrunner.gnm2.J5K5, whole genome shotgun sequence genome has a window encoding:
- the LOC112776837 gene encoding O-fucosyltransferase 13 isoform X1 — MFVFSVKPVFSILVATLSLLILFALLSPPSSSPFSQIPLSGKPPLLGEVDIWSVRRLVEWRPCNWWLQGHQTALPLETNGYIRVDCYGGLNQMRRDFCDGVGIARLLNATLVLPKFEVASYWNESSGFADVYDVDYFIEQMNGFVKVVKQLPPEIASKEPVHVDCSKRKGQFDYIESVLPSLLEHKYISITPAASQRRDRYPLYAKAALCQACYKALRLTRSLETKASQLLDAIPKPFMSLHLRFEPDMVAYSQCQYPGLSPTSMKAIEAAQIDRKPWTGELARIWRLRGKCPLTPNETALILKSLSISPTTNIYLAAGDGLMEIEGLTDVYTNIFTKSSLLSGEDFMNMHGNTKAALDYYVSINSDSYVATYFGNMDKMVSAMRAFKGLYKTLFLSRKGFAELTSKGLEGKELMQELWKLHRDDFVNGRGSALPECFCEFKL, encoded by the exons ATGTTCGTTTTCTCAGTGAAACCTGTCTTCAGCATTCTCGTCGCCACGCTCTCACTCCTCATTCTTTTCGCACTTCTATCCCctccttcttcttcccctttctcCCAAATTCCTCTTTCTGGGAAACCACCACTACT AGGGGAGGTGGATATATGGAGTGTTCGGAGATTAGTAGAGTGGAGACCTTGCAATTGGTGGCTACAAGGGCATCAAACAG CTCTACCATTAGAAACCAATGGATATATCAGAGTGGATTGCTATGGGGGCCTCAATCAGATGCGAAGAGAT TTCTGTGATGGTGTGGGCATTGCTCGTCTTTTAAATGCAACCCTTGTCCTGCCAAAGTTTGAAGTGGCTTCATATTGGAATGAATCAAG TGGCTTTGCAGATGTGTATGATGTAGACTACTTCATTGAACAAATGAATGGCTTTGTCAAAGTTGTCAAACAGTTACCACCGGAGATTGCTTCAAAAGAACCTGTTCACGTGGATTGTAGCAAACGGAAAGGCCAATTTGATTATATTGAAAGTGTTCTTCCATCCCTACTAGAACATAAATACATTTCAATCACACCAGCGGCGTCTCAAAGAAGGGACAG ATACCCTTTGTATGCAAAAGCTGCTCTGTGTCAAGCTTGTTACAAGGCACTGCGTCTCACCAGATCCTTGGAAACGAAAGCCTCTCAGCTTCTGGATGCGATACCTAAACCCTTTATGTCCCTTCATCTTCGATTTGAGCCTGACATGGTTGCATACAGCCAGTGCCAGTATCCAGGGCTTTCACCTACCTCCATGAAAGCCATAGAAGCAGCTCAAATAGACCGAAAACCATGGACTGGAGAATTAGCCCGGATATGGCGGTTACGTGGGAAATGTCCTCTTACACCTAATGAGACAGCTTTAATACTTAAATCACTTTCTATCTCACCAACCACAAATATATACCTTGCAGCCGGAGATGGGTTGATGGAAATCGAAGGCTTAACAGACGTCTACACCAATATATTTACCAAGTCTAGCCTTCTTAGTGGTGAAGACTTCATGAACATGCATGGCAATACAAAAGCTGCTTTGGATTATTATGTTTCCATCAATAGTGATTCTTATGTAGCTACATATTTTGGGAACATGGATAAGATGGTTTCGGCGATGAGAGCTTTCAAAGGATTGTACAAGACCCTATTCTTGAGCCGAAAAGGCTTTGCGGAGCTCACGTCGAAGGGTCTGGAGGGAAAGGAGTTGATGCAAGAACTATGGAAGCTTCACAGAGATGATTTTGTCAATGGAAGAGGCTCTGCTCTACCTGAATGTTTCTGTGAATTTAAGTTGtga
- the LOC112776837 gene encoding O-fucosyltransferase 13 isoform X2 → MRRDFCDGVGIARLLNATLVLPKFEVASYWNESSGFADVYDVDYFIEQMNGFVKVVKQLPPEIASKEPVHVDCSKRKGQFDYIESVLPSLLEHKYISITPAASQRRDRYPLYAKAALCQACYKALRLTRSLETKASQLLDAIPKPFMSLHLRFEPDMVAYSQCQYPGLSPTSMKAIEAAQIDRKPWTGELARIWRLRGKCPLTPNETALILKSLSISPTTNIYLAAGDGLMEIEGLTDVYTNIFTKSSLLSGEDFMNMHGNTKAALDYYVSINSDSYVATYFGNMDKMVSAMRAFKGLYKTLFLSRKGFAELTSKGLEGKELMQELWKLHRDDFVNGRGSALPECFCEFKL, encoded by the exons ATGCGAAGAGAT TTCTGTGATGGTGTGGGCATTGCTCGTCTTTTAAATGCAACCCTTGTCCTGCCAAAGTTTGAAGTGGCTTCATATTGGAATGAATCAAG TGGCTTTGCAGATGTGTATGATGTAGACTACTTCATTGAACAAATGAATGGCTTTGTCAAAGTTGTCAAACAGTTACCACCGGAGATTGCTTCAAAAGAACCTGTTCACGTGGATTGTAGCAAACGGAAAGGCCAATTTGATTATATTGAAAGTGTTCTTCCATCCCTACTAGAACATAAATACATTTCAATCACACCAGCGGCGTCTCAAAGAAGGGACAG ATACCCTTTGTATGCAAAAGCTGCTCTGTGTCAAGCTTGTTACAAGGCACTGCGTCTCACCAGATCCTTGGAAACGAAAGCCTCTCAGCTTCTGGATGCGATACCTAAACCCTTTATGTCCCTTCATCTTCGATTTGAGCCTGACATGGTTGCATACAGCCAGTGCCAGTATCCAGGGCTTTCACCTACCTCCATGAAAGCCATAGAAGCAGCTCAAATAGACCGAAAACCATGGACTGGAGAATTAGCCCGGATATGGCGGTTACGTGGGAAATGTCCTCTTACACCTAATGAGACAGCTTTAATACTTAAATCACTTTCTATCTCACCAACCACAAATATATACCTTGCAGCCGGAGATGGGTTGATGGAAATCGAAGGCTTAACAGACGTCTACACCAATATATTTACCAAGTCTAGCCTTCTTAGTGGTGAAGACTTCATGAACATGCATGGCAATACAAAAGCTGCTTTGGATTATTATGTTTCCATCAATAGTGATTCTTATGTAGCTACATATTTTGGGAACATGGATAAGATGGTTTCGGCGATGAGAGCTTTCAAAGGATTGTACAAGACCCTATTCTTGAGCCGAAAAGGCTTTGCGGAGCTCACGTCGAAGGGTCTGGAGGGAAAGGAGTTGATGCAAGAACTATGGAAGCTTCACAGAGATGATTTTGTCAATGGAAGAGGCTCTGCTCTACCTGAATGTTTCTGTGAATTTAAGTTGtga
- the LOC112775496 gene encoding uncharacterized protein produces the protein MGKAKKGPKFAVRKKVITTKAIKSYKQEVLDPRKKDHDKEKLPRNVPRYSSALFFEYNTALGSPYRVLIDTNFINFSIQNKLELEKEMLKCLYAKCTPCITDCVMAELEKLGQKYRVALRIAKDPRFERILCTHKGTYADDCIVDRVTRNKCYIVATCDRDLKRRIRKIPGVPIMYITKRQYSIERLPEATMGGAPRI, from the exons ATGGGTAAAGCTAAAAAAGGACCTAAATTTGCTGTGAGGAAGAAGGTTATTACCACCAAAGCTATCAAAAG CTACAAGCAGGAGGTTTTGGACCCAAGAAAGAAGGATCATGACAAGGAAAAGCTACCCAGAAACGT GCCTCGCTATTCTTCAGCACTTTTCTTTGAATACAATACTGCATTGGGATCCCCTTATCGTGTTCTAATCGATACCAACTTCATCAATTTCTCCATCCAAAATAAA TTGGAGCTGGAGAAGGAAATGCTGAAGTGTTTATATGCAAAAT GCACTCCTTGTATCACGGATTGTGTGATGGCAGAGCTTGAGAAGTTAGGGCAGAAATATCGTGTAGCTCTAAG GATTGCAAAGGATCCACGATTTGAGAGAATACTCTGTACTCATAAAGGGACCTATGCTGATGACTGTATTGTTGATAGAGTTACTCGG AATAAGTGCTACATTGTTGCAACTTGTGATCGGGACTTGAAGAGGAGGATCCGAAAG ATTCCTGGTGTGCCAATAATGTACATCACGAAACGCCAGTACTCGATTGAGCGCTTACCTGAAGCAACTATGGGTGGAG CACCAAGAATATGA